A genomic segment from Chloroflexota bacterium encodes:
- the rdgB gene encoding RdgB/HAM1 family non-canonical purine NTP pyrophosphatase, with protein sequence MRWSQASAVVLASGSPHKLAEFRRLFRGSPVRIVPPGDFGSPLQVDETGATFLQNARIKAVVYALACRVWSLADDSGLEVDALGGAPGVRSARYAGPGASDEARNDKLLAALADVPDARRTARFRCAVAVAAPDGSIVYTAVRSCEGRIAHAPRGGQGFGYDPLFIVGRGDRTMAELTTDEKNRVSHRGQAARAARRFVESRRAATPST encoded by the coding sequence GTGCGCTGGTCCCAAGCATCCGCCGTCGTGCTCGCCAGCGGCAGTCCGCACAAGCTGGCCGAGTTCCGGCGCCTGTTTCGCGGCTCGCCGGTGCGAATCGTGCCGCCAGGCGACTTCGGCTCTCCACTCCAGGTTGACGAGACCGGCGCCACCTTCCTGCAAAACGCGCGCATCAAGGCGGTGGTTTACGCCCTAGCCTGCCGGGTCTGGAGCCTGGCCGATGACTCTGGATTGGAAGTTGACGCGCTGGGGGGCGCGCCGGGCGTGCGGTCGGCGCGCTACGCCGGGCCCGGCGCGAGCGACGAGGCGCGCAACGACAAGTTGCTCGCGGCCCTGGCCGATGTACCCGATGCGCGGCGCACCGCGCGTTTCCGCTGCGCGGTGGCGGTGGCGGCGCCGGATGGCTCGATCGTCTACACCGCCGTTCGCAGCTGCGAAGGCCGCATCGCGCACGCGCCGCGAGGCGGGCAAGGGTTCGGCTACGACCCACTGTTCATTGTCGGCAGGGGGGATCGGACCATGGCGGAGCTGACGACCGACGAGAAAAACCGCGTGAGCCATCGTGGACAGGCGGCCCGAGCGGCGCGGCGCTTTGTGGAATCGCGCCGCGCCGCGACGCCATCCACCTGA
- a CDS encoding SDR family oxidoreductase yields the protein MPPDARAAFVTAAGSLTSQAIGRRLARDGACVAFADADRDAACAVAEAIRADGGEAAGFGMNARDWSSTQRAVRQARDRWGRLDLLVNLVDDSPAAPFLALSEDDLTESFDAALAGLMHGVRAATEQLREADAGCIVNVFPLGRDDNVLGGAMAGAAEMLTRAAGVELAPLGIRVAGIAAVSVRDDPAAIADAVAFLASSDASYVTGSTLVIAERHTQQWIAR from the coding sequence GTGCCACCCGACGCCCGCGCCGCATTCGTCACCGCCGCCGGATCCCTCACCTCGCAAGCGATCGGACGTCGCCTGGCGCGCGACGGAGCATGCGTAGCGTTTGCCGACGCCGACCGCGACGCCGCATGCGCAGTCGCGGAAGCCATCCGCGCCGACGGCGGAGAGGCGGCGGGATTTGGGATGAATGCTCGCGACTGGTCGTCGACCCAACGCGCAGTCCGGCAGGCGCGAGATCGCTGGGGACGGCTGGACCTGTTGGTGAACCTGGTCGACGACTCGCCCGCGGCGCCCTTCCTGGCGCTGTCCGAAGACGACCTCACCGAGTCATTCGACGCCGCCCTGGCCGGCCTCATGCACGGCGTGCGGGCGGCCACGGAGCAGCTGCGGGAGGCGGATGCTGGATGCATCGTGAACGTGTTCCCCCTCGGCCGTGACGACAACGTGCTGGGCGGTGCGATGGCCGGTGCGGCGGAGATGCTCACGCGCGCCGCCGGCGTCGAGCTCGCCCCGCTCGGAATTCGCGTCGCCGGGATCGCCGCCGTCAGCGTTCGCGACGATCCGGCGGCCATTGCCGACGCCGTGGCGTTCCTGGCCTCGTCCGACGCCAGCTACGTCACCGGATCGACCCTGGTGATCGCAGAAAGGCACACCCAGCAGTGGATCGCCCGGTAG
- a CDS encoding SDR family NAD(P)-dependent oxidoreductase — protein sequence MDRPVAIVTGAAHGIGHACALRLADDGYYVAATDIDPAVHAHAAEGRTETHELDAADIAAGRALVDDLSQRLGGVDALVNNAGFTERRSIDELETAEWRRMLDVHVRGPLFLIQAVARDLIRRGASGAIVNMTSIRAIVAEPGQLHYCAAKGALHALAPALAPELWRHNVRINNVSPGLVATRMTANVRADPEALSLRLPRLPMARYAKPTEVAACVAHLLSRKARAISGQTLAADGGYLAG from the coding sequence GTGGATCGCCCGGTAGCCATCGTCACCGGCGCCGCCCACGGCATCGGGCATGCCTGCGCCCTGCGACTGGCCGACGACGGCTACTACGTCGCGGCCACGGACATCGACCCCGCGGTGCACGCGCACGCCGCCGAAGGCCGGACCGAAACGCACGAGCTCGACGCCGCGGATATCGCCGCAGGCCGCGCGCTGGTCGACGATCTCTCCCAGCGGCTCGGCGGCGTGGATGCGCTCGTCAACAACGCGGGATTCACGGAGCGACGCTCCATCGACGAGCTGGAAACCGCCGAATGGCGCCGCATGCTCGACGTGCACGTGCGTGGGCCGTTGTTCCTGATCCAGGCCGTCGCGCGCGACCTGATTCGTCGCGGGGCATCCGGCGCCATCGTAAACATGACGTCCATCCGAGCCATCGTGGCCGAGCCGGGCCAATTGCACTATTGCGCCGCGAAGGGTGCCCTCCACGCGCTGGCGCCGGCGTTGGCCCCGGAGCTATGGAGGCACAACGTGCGGATCAACAACGTCTCGCCGGGCCTGGTTGCCACCCGCATGACGGCCAACGTGCGCGCCGACCCGGAGGCCCTGTCGCTGCGCCTGCCCCGCCTGCCAATGGCTCGCTACGCAAAACCGACCGAAGTCGCGGCCTGCGTGGCGCATCTCCTCTCACGCAAAGCCCGGGCAATCTCCGGGCAAACGCTGGCGGCCGACGGCGGGTACCTGGCTGGCTAG
- the rsmA gene encoding 16S rRNA (adenine(1518)-N(6)/adenine(1519)-N(6))-dimethyltransferase RsmA encodes MRVSDRPAFRPSRRRGQNFLVDRGIQRRVAQAAQLPPAAVVLEIGAGTGLLTEALRPFASRVIAVEVERELAGQLRERFADDDSITVINADALALDTATLGVSDYHVVANLPFSVGTRLLVELLESPAPPLSLTVLLQRDVVDRACASLGKMRLLSVIVQSLAVPRRLFDIPPGAFRPRPKVTSTLLRLKPRPLDTPDRVRISRRIAAARRAFGQPRKQLANALGSPAGIAASLEERGIDPKRRPETLSLEEWDAVADALACESTPATTASLAT; translated from the coding sequence ATGCGTGTCTCCGATCGCCCGGCATTTCGCCCTTCGCGCCGGCGCGGCCAGAACTTCCTGGTGGACCGCGGCATTCAGCGCCGCGTCGCCCAGGCGGCGCAATTGCCGCCCGCTGCGGTGGTGCTGGAGATCGGCGCGGGCACCGGGTTGCTCACCGAAGCGCTCCGCCCGTTCGCCTCGCGGGTGATCGCGGTCGAGGTCGAGCGTGAGCTGGCCGGGCAGTTGCGCGAGCGCTTCGCCGACGACGACTCGATCACCGTGATCAATGCCGACGCGCTGGCGTTGGACACCGCCACCCTGGGCGTCTCCGACTATCACGTCGTCGCGAACCTGCCTTTCAGCGTTGGCACGCGGCTGCTGGTGGAACTGCTTGAGTCGCCGGCCCCGCCGCTGAGTCTCACGGTCCTGCTGCAACGCGACGTGGTCGACCGCGCCTGCGCGTCCCTCGGCAAGATGCGCCTGCTGAGCGTGATCGTGCAGTCGCTGGCGGTGCCGCGACGCCTCTTCGACATTCCGCCGGGCGCGTTCCGTCCCCGACCCAAGGTCACCTCCACGCTGCTGCGCCTGAAGCCGAGGCCGCTCGACACTCCGGACCGCGTCCGCATTTCCCGCCGCATCGCTGCCGCCCGCCGCGCATTTGGGCAGCCACGCAAGCAGCTGGCCAACGCTCTGGGGTCGCCGGCCGGAATCGCCGCGTCGCTGGAGGAGCGCGGCATCGACCCCAAGCGGCGACCCGAGACGCTCTCGCTGGAGGAATGGGACGCCGTGGCTGATGCGCTGGCATGCGAGTCAACGCCCGCCACGACCGCGTCGCTAGCCACGTGA
- the pth gene encoding aminoacyl-tRNA hydrolase, whose translation MRVNARHDRVASHVSWLRRFRRDSTEAGPAYMIVGLGNPGPEYARTRHNAGFDVCDRLADRRRDWRRVRDALIWQGEVDGVSVTLLKPRTYVNASGPAVGRALDSAGLSVDRLIVVQDDLDLAFARVRLRQGGSSGGHRGIESILQAVGGADFLRLKIGIGRPPPEMDPAAYVLQRFAASEREAIDDAFDRAADAVRALLTRPPADVMQEVNQQHAAVRPRD comes from the coding sequence ATGCGAGTCAACGCCCGCCACGACCGCGTCGCTAGCCACGTGAGCTGGCTGCGGCGCTTTCGACGCGACTCCACCGAGGCCGGCCCGGCCTACATGATCGTTGGACTGGGGAATCCGGGGCCGGAGTATGCGCGCACGCGGCACAACGCGGGATTCGACGTGTGCGACCGGCTGGCCGATCGGCGCCGGGATTGGCGCCGCGTGCGCGATGCACTCATCTGGCAAGGCGAGGTCGACGGCGTGTCCGTGACGCTCCTCAAGCCAAGAACCTACGTCAACGCCTCAGGACCGGCCGTGGGCCGGGCGCTCGACTCGGCCGGCCTTTCCGTCGACCGCCTTATCGTGGTGCAGGACGATCTCGACCTGGCGTTTGCCCGCGTGCGCCTTCGGCAAGGCGGATCGTCGGGCGGACATCGCGGCATCGAGTCCATACTGCAAGCGGTGGGCGGCGCCGACTTTCTGCGCCTGAAGATCGGGATCGGCCGCCCGCCGCCGGAAATGGATCCCGCCGCGTACGTCCTGCAACGATTCGCCGCCTCCGAGCGGGAGGCGATCGACGACGCATTCGATCGCGCGGCCGACGCGGTACGGGCGCTCCTGACGCGACCGCCGGCCGACGTGATGCAAGAGGTGAACCAACAGCATGCGGCTGTCCGACCTCGCGACTGA
- the mfd gene encoding transcription-repair coupling factor → MRLSDLATEFAAEPTLTAALAAAGQRDDALTVELRDALKPLYVALLVERLSRPLIIVTAEEARAGELAHDIGMWAGDIPVLHFPDVDQPAFAMLAINHELLARRVAVMGRLAHANEGDPIVVVASARALMRRLMPVDEFRSNYLTLVPGAVTDLDALTRRLVSLGYEPTPLVERPGEFAHRGGIVDIFAPGSPLPVRVDFFGDEIESVRTFDPDSQRSLRPAPELIITPATEVPIWLGDRVAGRLRELPLADLRPEDRQTWSSHLDRLEGGEYFDDAAFYTTSLLPDAVSLLDYAPHGKCVVDELEQLRLALRDTERTATENRERLAANGELPVNFASPLFPASAMVERVEGAPVRLTYVPSLPGAAEGRRAVIEKFGPVPSYAGRLRRLSDDLETLRRDGRRVVIVSYQGRRLQRLLLDQHLPTTSLEELEHLDASGAISVLGGTLSEGLRHDGLGLTLVTDAEVFGRRRVRRGRRSRRGAERTFLADLQPGDFVVHVDHGVARFSGIVQLEDTGGAREYLLLQYTGDDRLYVPVDQVARVQKFVGMSDAEPKLSRLNTADWQRAKRRARKSAESIAGELLEIYAARELATGMAFGADSAAQRDFEEAFAFIETPDQLRAIADTKTDMERERPMDRLVAGDVGYGKTEVALRAAFKAAMDGRQVAVLVPTTILAQQHFDTFVSRLAEFPVKVDLLSRFRSRREQLDVLAGLTSGDVDIVIGTHRLLQSDVTFADLGLIVVDEEQRFGVAHKERLKALRKNVDVLTLTATPIPRTLHMALASLREISVIESPPEQRLAVKTYVTTYNDDIVRDAVRSELGRGGQVYFLHNRVQTIYTWQRRLQELLPDVEMLVAHGQMPPAELEEVMYRFARGDAQVLVATAIIENGLDIPNVNTIIVNDAWQFGLAQLYQLRGRVGRAAAQAYAYFMYQKGHTLTEQAQKRLQTILEASDLGAGFRIAMRDLEIRGAGNLLGAEQHGHMSAVGFDLYSRMLAEAVDRLRGVAPEPELPSAVVDLPLDAYLPDDYMGSYATKVREYQRLARLRGIDEVEAAITDIRDRFGALPEPVDNLAYLLRIKARAQALGFSAVTTYARELLIKAPAEFAPSPTVMLKATGWGVKRGQAGLVWPDFARDAEWQAKLMRLLDDLVRWDALAPASR, encoded by the coding sequence ATGCGGCTGTCCGACCTCGCGACTGAGTTCGCCGCCGAACCGACGCTGACCGCGGCGTTGGCGGCGGCGGGACAGCGTGACGACGCACTCACCGTCGAGCTGCGCGACGCGCTCAAGCCTCTGTACGTCGCGTTGCTGGTCGAACGCCTCAGCCGCCCGCTCATCATCGTGACCGCCGAGGAAGCGCGAGCCGGCGAGCTGGCGCATGACATCGGCATGTGGGCCGGCGACATTCCGGTGCTCCACTTCCCCGACGTAGATCAACCGGCATTCGCCATGCTGGCCATCAACCACGAATTGCTGGCGCGCCGGGTGGCAGTCATGGGCCGGCTGGCCCACGCGAATGAGGGCGACCCCATCGTCGTGGTCGCGTCGGCGCGCGCGCTCATGCGCCGACTCATGCCGGTGGACGAGTTCCGGAGCAACTACCTCACGCTGGTGCCCGGCGCCGTCACCGATCTGGACGCACTGACGCGCCGCCTCGTGAGCTTGGGCTACGAACCGACCCCGCTCGTCGAACGGCCGGGCGAGTTCGCCCACCGCGGCGGCATCGTGGACATCTTTGCGCCCGGTTCCCCGCTGCCGGTGCGTGTCGACTTCTTCGGCGACGAGATCGAGTCCGTGCGCACCTTTGATCCCGACTCCCAGCGCTCCCTGCGACCGGCGCCGGAATTGATCATCACGCCCGCGACCGAGGTGCCGATTTGGCTAGGCGATCGCGTCGCCGGACGCCTGCGCGAGCTGCCGCTTGCCGACCTGCGTCCCGAGGATCGCCAGACCTGGAGCAGCCACCTCGATCGACTCGAAGGCGGCGAGTATTTCGACGACGCCGCCTTCTACACCACCAGCCTGCTCCCGGATGCCGTTTCCCTGCTCGACTACGCGCCTCACGGGAAATGCGTCGTCGACGAGCTCGAGCAGCTGCGGCTGGCGTTGCGCGACACCGAGCGCACCGCGACCGAAAACCGCGAGCGCCTGGCGGCCAACGGCGAACTGCCCGTGAACTTCGCGTCGCCGCTGTTTCCCGCGTCCGCCATGGTGGAACGCGTCGAAGGCGCGCCGGTGCGCCTGACCTACGTGCCAAGTCTTCCCGGCGCCGCGGAAGGCCGGCGCGCGGTCATCGAGAAGTTTGGCCCCGTGCCGTCCTATGCGGGCCGGCTGCGGCGCCTCTCCGACGACCTGGAGACGTTGCGCCGCGACGGCCGCCGCGTCGTGATCGTGAGCTACCAGGGGCGCCGTCTGCAGCGGCTGCTCCTGGATCAGCACCTGCCGACGACATCGCTGGAAGAACTGGAACATTTGGACGCCTCGGGGGCTATCAGCGTGCTCGGCGGGACGCTCAGCGAGGGACTGCGCCACGACGGACTCGGTCTGACGTTGGTCACCGACGCCGAGGTATTTGGCCGTCGCCGCGTGCGGCGCGGACGCCGATCGCGCCGCGGCGCGGAGCGGACGTTCCTCGCCGACCTCCAGCCCGGAGATTTCGTGGTGCACGTCGACCACGGCGTGGCGCGCTTCAGCGGTATCGTGCAGTTGGAAGACACCGGCGGCGCGCGCGAATACCTGCTGCTGCAATACACGGGCGACGACCGCCTCTACGTGCCGGTGGACCAGGTCGCCCGGGTGCAAAAGTTCGTCGGCATGAGCGACGCCGAGCCCAAGCTCAGCCGGCTCAACACCGCCGATTGGCAGCGGGCCAAGCGGCGCGCGCGGAAGTCGGCGGAGTCGATCGCGGGAGAGTTGCTCGAAATCTACGCCGCGCGCGAGCTGGCCACCGGCATGGCGTTTGGCGCCGACTCGGCGGCCCAACGCGACTTCGAGGAGGCGTTCGCCTTCATCGAAACGCCGGATCAGCTCAGGGCCATTGCCGACACCAAGACCGACATGGAACGTGAGCGCCCCATGGATCGCCTCGTGGCCGGCGACGTCGGCTATGGCAAGACCGAGGTGGCGCTGCGCGCGGCCTTCAAGGCCGCCATGGACGGGCGGCAGGTAGCCGTGCTGGTCCCGACTACGATCCTGGCGCAGCAGCACTTCGACACCTTCGTCTCGCGACTCGCCGAGTTCCCGGTCAAGGTCGATTTGCTCAGCCGCTTCCGCAGCCGCCGGGAGCAGCTGGACGTCTTGGCCGGCCTGACCTCGGGTGACGTTGACATCGTCATCGGCACCCATCGGCTCCTGCAGAGCGACGTGACCTTCGCCGATTTGGGATTGATCGTGGTCGATGAAGAGCAGCGCTTCGGCGTCGCGCACAAAGAGCGGCTCAAGGCGCTGCGCAAGAACGTGGACGTGCTCACGCTCACCGCCACGCCGATCCCCCGCACGTTGCATATGGCGCTGGCCAGCCTGCGGGAGATCAGCGTCATCGAGTCCCCGCCCGAGCAACGCCTCGCCGTCAAGACTTACGTCACGACCTACAACGACGACATCGTGCGTGATGCCGTCCGCTCCGAGCTTGGGCGCGGGGGTCAGGTCTACTTCCTGCACAACCGCGTGCAGACGATCTACACCTGGCAACGGCGGCTGCAGGAGTTGCTGCCGGACGTAGAGATGCTCGTGGCCCATGGGCAAATGCCGCCGGCGGAGCTCGAAGAGGTGATGTATCGCTTCGCCCGGGGCGACGCCCAGGTGCTGGTGGCGACCGCCATCATCGAGAACGGCCTCGACATTCCGAACGTCAACACCATCATCGTCAACGACGCCTGGCAGTTCGGCCTGGCGCAGCTCTATCAGCTGCGGGGCCGCGTGGGCCGGGCGGCGGCCCAGGCCTATGCCTATTTCATGTATCAGAAGGGGCATACCCTCACCGAACAAGCCCAGAAGCGCTTGCAGACGATCTTGGAAGCGTCGGATCTTGGCGCCGGCTTTCGCATCGCCATGCGCGACCTCGAGATTCGCGGAGCCGGAAACCTGCTCGGAGCCGAGCAGCATGGCCACATGAGCGCCGTGGGATTCGACCTCTATTCGCGCATGCTGGCGGAAGCCGTGGACCGGCTGCGGGGCGTGGCGCCCGAGCCCGAGCTACCGTCCGCGGTGGTGGATCTTCCGCTGGACGCGTATCTTCCCGACGATTACATGGGCTCCTACGCCACCAAGGTGCGCGAATACCAACGGCTGGCGCGGCTGCGCGGGATCGATGAGGTCGAAGCGGCGATCACGGACATCCGGGATCGGTTTGGCGCGCTGCCCGAGCCCGTGGACAATCTGGCGTATCTGCTTCGGATCAAGGCGCGGGCCCAAGCGTTGGGGTTCTCCGCCGTCACAACCTACGCGCGCGAGCTCTTGATCAAGGCGCCGGCGGAGTTCGCGCCGAGCCCAACGGTGATGCTCAAGGCCACCGGCTGGGGCGTCAAGCGCGGACAGGCTGGCCTCGTGTGGCCGGATTTCGCGCGCGATGCAGAATGGCAAGCCAAATTGATGCGCTTGCTTGACGACCTCGTACGCTGGGACGCGCTCGCGCCGGCGTCTCGCTAG
- the topA gene encoding type I DNA topoisomerase, with protein sequence MAARKRAATAATKTRGGKNLVIVESGAKAATLQRFLGSQYKVVASVGHVRDLPASAAQVPKNLKGKSWATLAVNVDEGFRPVYIVPADRKRVVANLRSDLKTARELLIATDEDREGEAIAWHLVEVLKPKLPIRRMVFHEITRSAVEAALGRTRDIDQHLVRAQEARRVLDRLIGYLVSPVLWRKVQSGLSAGRVQTPALRLIVDRERERMAFVHAAYWGLTATLAPSDRPDGAFPARLVSLDGQDIATGDDFDPSTGALLANRRVRRIDEADTRRLATALTKAEFHVVSVDKRPVTRRPAPPFITSTLQQAASRRLRFSARQTMRVAQQLYEAGYITYMRTDSPTLSQQAIAAARDEVERRAGKEYLPEKPRRYRARAARAQEAHEAIRPAGERFRHPDELGNDVDANGKRLYTLIWQRTLASQMRDANFERTRVRIEAAAGADGTAVFQANGQIVVFDGFLQIYGGGDGDDDRVLPDMSSGDVLDVQGIEPTEHATRPPDRWTEASLIRELERLDIGRPSTYATILETIQDKYVVRKGSALVPRWHAFAVIQLMAVHFPELADADFTARMEDGLDRVAAGDLDPLPWLSAFYFGADGASANGKEAMLRDGLHHRIDASWDAIDARAVCTIPLAGTNGSQVAVRIGRYGPYIESAEGGQRARVPEDLEPDQLTAAAAAELLEQATRGDQPLGADPESGQPIYLKQGRRGAYLQRGEGQTGRGAGGRKRPQTTSVWPTIDPESITLDQALELLAYPKRLGTHPETGEDVTVQDGPYGPYVRCGGESRSLPGRGNAQYEKLASVDLAEALELLRTPRQTRRRGEAAPPLAELGAHPSSQAPITVRDGRYGPYVTDGTLNASLPKDRDPTSVTLDEAVALLAARAERVAAQGGRGRRRSGRRRRS encoded by the coding sequence ATGGCCGCACGCAAACGCGCCGCCACCGCGGCGACCAAGACCCGCGGGGGCAAGAACCTCGTCATCGTGGAGTCAGGCGCCAAGGCCGCCACGCTGCAGCGCTTCCTGGGGTCGCAGTACAAGGTCGTGGCCTCGGTGGGGCACGTGCGGGACCTACCGGCCAGCGCCGCCCAGGTTCCCAAGAATCTCAAGGGCAAGAGCTGGGCCACGCTGGCGGTCAACGTGGACGAGGGCTTTCGTCCCGTCTACATCGTGCCCGCCGACCGGAAGCGCGTCGTGGCCAACCTGCGCAGCGATCTGAAGACGGCCCGGGAGCTATTGATCGCCACGGACGAAGACCGGGAGGGAGAGGCGATCGCCTGGCACCTGGTGGAGGTCCTGAAGCCGAAGTTGCCGATCCGGCGCATGGTGTTCCATGAGATCACGCGCTCGGCCGTCGAGGCGGCGTTGGGGCGCACGCGCGACATCGACCAGCACCTGGTCCGCGCGCAGGAAGCGCGCCGCGTGCTGGACCGGCTGATCGGGTATCTCGTGTCACCCGTGCTGTGGCGCAAAGTGCAAAGCGGGCTGTCCGCCGGGCGGGTGCAAACGCCGGCGCTTCGACTGATCGTCGACCGGGAGCGCGAACGCATGGCCTTCGTGCATGCCGCCTACTGGGGCCTCACCGCCACACTGGCGCCGTCCGACCGCCCCGACGGCGCGTTTCCCGCGCGCCTCGTGAGCCTCGATGGCCAGGACATCGCGACCGGCGACGACTTCGACCCATCCACGGGCGCCTTGCTGGCCAACCGCCGGGTTCGCCGGATTGACGAGGCCGACACGCGCCGCCTGGCGACGGCGCTTACCAAAGCGGAGTTTCACGTCGTCAGCGTGGACAAGCGCCCGGTGACCCGCCGCCCGGCGCCGCCGTTCATCACGTCGACGCTGCAGCAGGCGGCCTCGCGCCGTTTGCGTTTCAGCGCTCGCCAAACGATGCGGGTGGCCCAGCAGCTGTACGAGGCCGGTTACATCACCTACATGCGCACGGACTCGCCCACGCTGTCCCAACAGGCGATTGCCGCGGCGCGGGACGAGGTCGAGAGGCGCGCCGGCAAGGAGTACCTGCCCGAGAAGCCGCGGCGCTATCGCGCGCGAGCGGCTCGCGCGCAGGAGGCCCACGAAGCCATCCGGCCCGCGGGCGAGCGCTTCCGGCACCCGGACGAGCTTGGCAACGACGTGGATGCCAATGGAAAGCGCCTCTACACCCTGATCTGGCAACGCACGCTGGCCTCGCAGATGCGAGACGCCAACTTCGAGCGGACGCGCGTCCGGATCGAGGCAGCCGCCGGCGCCGACGGGACCGCGGTATTCCAGGCCAACGGACAGATTGTGGTGTTCGACGGCTTCCTGCAGATCTACGGCGGCGGTGACGGTGACGACGACCGCGTGCTTCCCGACATGTCGAGCGGCGATGTCTTGGACGTCCAAGGCATCGAACCCACCGAGCACGCGACCCGACCGCCCGACCGCTGGACGGAGGCCAGCCTGATCCGCGAGTTGGAGCGGCTGGATATCGGTCGCCCGTCCACCTACGCCACCATTCTGGAGACGATTCAAGACAAGTACGTGGTGCGCAAGGGCTCGGCGCTGGTTCCCCGCTGGCACGCGTTCGCCGTGATCCAGCTGATGGCCGTGCACTTCCCCGAGTTGGCCGACGCCGACTTCACCGCCCGCATGGAAGACGGGTTGGACCGGGTCGCCGCAGGCGATCTCGACCCGCTGCCCTGGCTGTCGGCGTTCTACTTCGGCGCCGACGGCGCGTCGGCCAACGGCAAGGAGGCCATGCTGCGCGACGGCCTGCACCACCGCATCGACGCCAGCTGGGACGCCATCGACGCGCGCGCCGTCTGCACCATCCCGCTGGCCGGAACGAACGGCTCACAGGTGGCGGTGCGCATCGGCCGCTACGGTCCCTATATCGAATCGGCGGAGGGCGGACAACGCGCGCGGGTGCCGGAAGACCTGGAACCCGATCAGCTGACCGCCGCCGCCGCCGCCGAGCTGCTTGAGCAGGCGACGCGGGGGGATCAGCCGCTCGGCGCCGATCCCGAATCGGGACAGCCCATCTATCTCAAGCAAGGTCGCCGCGGCGCCTATCTTCAGCGTGGCGAAGGCCAGACCGGACGCGGAGCCGGCGGCCGGAAGCGCCCGCAGACCACCAGCGTGTGGCCCACCATCGATCCCGAATCGATCACCCTCGACCAGGCGCTGGAGCTGCTCGCGTATCCCAAGCGGCTCGGCACGCACCCCGAAACGGGCGAGGACGTGACAGTGCAGGACGGGCCGTACGGCCCCTACGTGAGATGCGGCGGCGAGTCTCGCAGCCTGCCCGGACGCGGCAATGCGCAGTACGAGAAACTGGCGTCCGTCGACCTGGCGGAAGCCCTCGAACTGCTGCGCACGCCGCGCCAGACACGCCGACGGGGCGAGGCGGCCCCGCCGCTGGCCGAACTCGGCGCCCACCCAAGCTCGCAGGCGCCCATCACGGTCCGCGACGGGCGCTACGGCCCCTATGTCACCGACGGCACGCTCAACGCCAGCCTGCCCAAGGACCGGGATCCGACCTCGGTCACCCTGGACGAGGCGGTGGCGCTGCTGGCGGCTCGCGCCGAGCGGGTCGCCGCCCAGGGCGGGCGCGGGCGCCGGCGGTCAGGCAGGCGGCGGCGCAGCTAA
- the rpsB gene encoding 30S ribosomal protein S2, translating into MAVATMRDLLEAGVHFGHRTPRWNPKMRPFIFGSRGGIHIVDLQHTVRGLMAAQAFTRSVSADGGDIIFVGTKQQAQEVVREEAERCGAHFVVHRWLGGTLTNFDTLRTRVQRLRELQARQQAGDFERMSKKAAHAHAIETARLEKRMGGIRNLSRLPAALFIIDPKREAIAVKEAQRLKIPIIALTDTNCDPEVVDYVIPGNDDSIRAVRAITEQIANAILAGREEHERREAERAVRAAREAEAAMAAAARAEQQGASTADMEATMLEAAGEAAAAPSAEAQETAEPAAPAPAKPAAAESAAAAPRAARGRRRPAAQSGAAPRGRRKPRAASSPTNPPTPPQDGSDA; encoded by the coding sequence ATGGCGGTTGCGACCATGCGAGATCTGTTGGAAGCCGGGGTGCACTTCGGTCACCGCACACCACGGTGGAACCCGAAGATGCGCCCGTTTATTTTTGGGTCCCGGGGCGGCATTCATATCGTCGACCTGCAGCACACGGTGCGCGGGCTGATGGCCGCGCAGGCGTTTACGCGATCGGTGTCGGCCGACGGCGGCGACATCATCTTCGTCGGCACCAAGCAGCAAGCGCAGGAAGTGGTGCGCGAGGAGGCCGAGCGCTGCGGGGCGCACTTCGTGGTGCACCGCTGGCTCGGCGGCACGTTGACCAACTTCGACACCCTGCGGACGCGCGTGCAGCGCCTCCGCGAGCTGCAGGCGCGCCAGCAAGCCGGCGACTTCGAGCGCATGTCCAAGAAGGCCGCGCACGCGCACGCCATCGAGACGGCCCGGCTTGAGAAGCGGATGGGCGGCATTCGCAACCTGTCGCGGCTGCCCGCCGCGCTCTTCATCATCGATCCCAAGCGCGAGGCGATCGCCGTCAAAGAGGCCCAGCGCCTGAAAATCCCCATCATCGCCCTCACCGACACGAACTGCGATCCCGAAGTCGTCGACTACGTGATTCCGGGCAACGACGATTCGATTCGCGCCGTCCGGGCGATCACCGAGCAAATCGCCAACGCCATCCTGGCCGGCCGCGAAGAGCATGAGCGGCGCGAGGCCGAGCGCGCGGTGCGAGCCGCCCGCGAAGCCGAAGCCGCCATGGCCGCCGCGGCTCGCGCCGAGCAGCAGGGCGCATCCACGGCCGACATGGAGGCCACCATGCTTGAAGCGGCTGGGGAAGCGGCCGCGGCGCCATCAGCCGAGGCGCAGGAAACTGCCGAGCCCGCGGCTCCAGCTCCGGCCAAACCGGCAGCGGCGGAATCCGCCGCCGCGGCACCGCGTGCCGCCCGTGGTCGACGACGGCCGGCGGCGCAATCCGGAGCCGCCCCGCGAGGCCGGCGCAAGCCGCGCGCCGCCTCCTCACCGACGAACCCACCCACACCTCCGCAGGACGGCAGCGATGCCTAA